From Cinclus cinclus chromosome 2, bCinCin1.1, whole genome shotgun sequence, one genomic window encodes:
- the RP2 gene encoding protein XRP2, producing MGCFFSRRRKPAQDGQQQQLQGAAQEAAAGEQKAPQYSWDLRAKIDPKDYTFSGLKNETVGRLPGKVAGQQFVIQDCENCKIYIFDHSATITIDDCVNCQIFLGPVKGSVFFRDCKDCKCVVACQQFRTRDCRKLEVFLCCATQPIIESSTGMKFGCFQYYYPELALQFKDAGLSIFNNTWSNIHDFTPVSGENNWGLLPETAVVQDYVPLPSSEELKAVRVSTDATKSIIPVTRGQRQKNSDESCLAVFFAGDYTTANARKLIDEMTSKGFQLVQTKEVLMKAEDAHRVFQQSALEFIPLLEKGPVVALEFNGDGAVEQCQSTINEVFSGTKVFVSESKASASQDVDNFYNFADMQMGM from the exons atGGGTTGTTTTTTCTCCCGCCGCAGGAAGCCGGCCCAGGacggccagcagcagcagctgcagggagccgCGCAGGAGGCGGCGGCCGGCGAGCAGAAGGCGCCGCAGTACAGCTGGGACCTGCGAGCCAAG ATTGACCCCAAAGATTACACTTTCTCTGGacttaaaaatgaaactgtGGGTCGACTGCCTGGAAAAGTAGCAGGGCAACAATTTGTCATCCAGGACTGTGAGAACTGCAAAATCTACATATTTGACCATTCTGCTACAATCACAATTGATGACTGTGTCAATTGTCAAATCTTTTTAGGACCAGTAAAAGGCAGCGTGTTTTTCCGTGACTGCAAAGACTGTAAATGTGTGGTTGCCTGCCAACAGTTCCGCACGCGGGACTGCAGAAAGCTGGAGGTATTCTTGTGCTGTGCCACCCAACCCATTATCGAGTCCTCCACAGGTATGAAATTTGGATGTTTCCAGTACTATTATCCTGAGCTTGCTCTACAATTTAAAGATGCTGGTCTGAGTATCTTCAACAACACATGGAGCAACATCCATGACTTCACCCCTGTGTCTGGAGAAAATAACTGGGGCCTTTTACCTGAAACTGCTGTAGTCCAAGATTATGttcctctgcccagctctgagGAGCTGAAAGCCGTCAGGGTTTCTACTGATGCTACAAAGAGCATAATACCGGTAACTCGAGggcagagacagaaaaacagTGATGAATCATGTTTGGCCGTGTTTTTTGCTGGTGACTACACAACTGCAAATGCCAGGAAGTTAATTGATGAG ATGACTAGTAAAGGCTTTCAACTGGTACAGACTAAAGAAGTCTTAATGAAGGCAGAGGATGCTCACAGAGTTTTCCAGCAGAGTGCATTAGAATTCATTCCACTGCTGGAAAAAG GTccagtggttgctttggaatTCAATGGAGATGGTGCTGTAGAACAATGTCAAAGCACTATAAATGAAGTTTTTAGTGGGACCAAG GTTTTTGTATCGGAAAGCAAAGCATCAGCATCTCAAGATGTAGACAATTTCTACAATTTTGCTGACATGCAGATGGGAATGTGA